The sequence CAGAATATCGCCAGGTACAATATCGGAGGCCGGAATTTTGGTCCAATTGCCATCCCGCTTAACCACGGCCTGTGGCGCGCTCATGGCTCTTAGGGCTTCCATTGATTTTTCAGCTTTAAACTCCTGGTAGAAACTGATGCCGGCATTGATAAAAACGATGACAACAATGGCAATACCATCAACAGTATGGCCGGTAAAAAACGAAATTGCCGCACCGATTATCAGAATGATCAGCAAGGGATTTTTAAACTGCTGAAGGAACATGACAATCAAGGACTTGCGCTCAGCAGATTTGATTTCATTAGGTCCAAAGGTATCAAGAAGCTTCGAAGCATTATTTGACGACAGGCCTTTTTCAAGGTCGGTGTGAAAATGCCGACATACCTGGCCTATGGATTGGTTAAAGAAATTTTTTAACATAACGCCTCCTGCATGATTAGCACACATGTTGGGTTAACGTGTTAAGAAATACTTTGGAAAATCCCTTTCCCGGGAGCATCCGCGCAGCAAGACGTCTGCGGCCGCCTATGGTTCACTATACCGGATGGGCTTGTCCTTTTTCAGTTCATCCCGCCGGTCGGACAGTTCCGGCAGGGGCATGAGTATGGCCCCGGGAAGGTGCTCCTTTCCGTATTCCGAAGGTTGCCTGGTATCAGGAATGGTAACATCTTCCCTTGCATGATTCTGGATGCAAGTTTGGGAATCGGCGGTATTTAGTGATTTTGCCGGGGTGAAAAACTTCATCCATTTCGTATTGGGCCTACTTATCTTTCTAATCTTTTACCCCAAAGGTTTGAACATCTTTTTACCTGCCCCACATATTGGGCATTTCCAATCATCCGGCAGATCTTCAAATTTGGTTCCTTTCGCAATTTTCCCTTTTCTGTCGCCTTTGTCCGGGTTGTAGATATATCCACAGTTAACCGTTTGACATTGATACATATCCTTGGGTTCAGCCATAGTGAGTTCCTTTCTTAAGTTTTGATTTAACGGGGTTTGGACTTGTTCTGTTAAGGTGAACCGTTCACACTTAAGTTTATCAATTGCTTTTAGGATGTCAATATTCATGACCGGGTGGTTCTGTCAAGTGTTTTTACATGCCCGATCTATACCAAAATGATTTGATTGTATCGTTTTCGGCTC comes from uncultured Desulfobacter sp. and encodes:
- a CDS encoding rhodanese-like domain-containing protein, whose amino-acid sequence is MKFFTPAKSLNTADSQTCIQNHAREDVTIPDTRQPSEYGKEHLPGAILMPLPELSDRRDELKKDKPIRYSEP
- a CDS encoding rubredoxin, with the translated sequence MAEPKDMYQCQTVNCGYIYNPDKGDRKGKIAKGTKFEDLPDDWKCPICGAGKKMFKPLG